One Fibrobacter sp. UWB16 DNA window includes the following coding sequences:
- the tsaA gene encoding tRNA (N6-threonylcarbamoyladenosine(37)-N6)-methyltransferase TrmO, which produces MQELTFKIIARIKSDFREKFGIPRQSGLVQNLRSTIRFEPEFRNADALRGLEGFSHLWIMWIFSENIRSTWSPTVRPPRLGGNKRLGVFATRSSFRPNPVALSCVKIESINLDGPEGPEIVVSGADLMDGTPIVDIKPYLPYTDAHPEAIGGFADAVKQNKVHVKNPEALAKLSEEKRTALIEVLEQDPRPAYQNDPERVYGFPFAEYEVKFKVIGNELEIVSIK; this is translated from the coding sequence ATGCAAGAACTGACGTTTAAAATTATTGCGCGAATCAAGAGCGACTTTCGAGAAAAGTTTGGAATCCCGCGGCAAAGCGGGCTGGTACAGAACTTGCGTTCGACGATACGCTTTGAGCCAGAATTCCGCAATGCCGATGCGCTCCGCGGTCTCGAAGGCTTTAGCCATTTGTGGATCATGTGGATTTTTTCGGAGAACATCCGCAGTACATGGAGCCCGACTGTGCGACCGCCAAGACTCGGCGGGAACAAGCGTCTCGGCGTTTTCGCCACACGTTCAAGCTTCCGCCCAAATCCAGTGGCACTTTCTTGCGTGAAGATTGAAAGCATCAACCTCGACGGTCCTGAAGGCCCGGAAATTGTCGTAAGCGGCGCAGACCTCATGGACGGCACCCCGATTGTCGACATCAAGCCGTACCTCCCCTACACGGACGCACACCCCGAAGCGATTGGCGGTTTTGCAGATGCCGTGAAGCAGAACAAAGTTCACGTCAAGAATCCCGAAGCGCTCGCAAAGCTAAGCGAAGAAAAGCGCACCGCGCTTATTGAAGTTCTAGAACAGGACCCGCGCCCCGCTTACCAGAACGATCCCGAGCGCGTTTACGGATTCCCATTTGCTGAATACGAAGTCAAGTTCAAAGTCATCGGCAACGAGCTGGAAATTGTGAGTATCAAATAA
- a CDS encoding transglutaminase family protein, whose product MMNFREISKTIFFCIVSINLGVSCGLEILGFVFAALFIAIHVKQYLLSKSAMGQRKIPRYRKIFAYGAIVPCALWWVLTPSVEMGVSPYLVFIPAWYLLYLAWLQKRSLGNGGYEVFVVFNGVAALFMGLFQAPRASVISAVVALLLAVYAFGRPHVALYKRLLFVLLYASLCGSSYLGFKYWKSNRYYSGRWAEEYYVKNRVMGFDPVAALGSFSSNYNSKYNSEIVLRVWDTLAPTYLRAAAYEKYVAGIWKLPATAEKKLYPARYRVDYAVFESEDSAAAAPNVKAVWVQATLNNFGFMFAPANVVGVASKNADSLNYYSTNVFADANGTRSDWYYYVPDSAMAAHLPTDSSTHLSVDSSAAPSVASDNLSDFLQIPNREKALLDTIAAAMSLSPAHPVQTLKTIESYFIRNFKYSYIVPGHRANSKVDPIALFWKTKEGFCEYYATLATLLLRHQGIPARYVTGFARPERVPGRPYATFRRRHSHAWVEVYIDHQWYIFDPTPPVSEMVFAEPSWLSTKFEGLKGRFSYVMHLLKDGEWRRIVDSWQVASERFISSPVLYIALVALLLVFVLFKFRSSRRQRKQQAISKNAAQWIALLADAEKRLARVGFNRAPGETVSVFAKRIEQALNAMHANALATKKASPKDSRYEKEISFALGLLREYENNRWRKSYFTNV is encoded by the coding sequence ATGATGAACTTCCGTGAAATTAGCAAGACGATTTTCTTTTGCATCGTTTCCATCAATTTGGGCGTTTCATGTGGACTTGAAATTCTTGGCTTTGTTTTTGCAGCCTTGTTTATCGCTATTCACGTCAAACAATATTTGCTTTCAAAGTCCGCGATGGGCCAAAGAAAAATCCCGCGTTACAGAAAAATTTTCGCATACGGTGCGATTGTCCCATGCGCGTTGTGGTGGGTGCTCACGCCGAGCGTTGAAATGGGCGTCTCGCCGTACTTGGTCTTTATCCCGGCATGGTATTTGCTTTACTTGGCGTGGCTCCAAAAGCGGAGTCTCGGGAATGGCGGTTACGAAGTCTTTGTTGTGTTCAATGGCGTTGCCGCACTTTTCATGGGGCTATTCCAAGCGCCTCGCGCAAGCGTCATCAGTGCCGTTGTGGCGCTATTGCTTGCGGTATATGCGTTTGGCCGTCCGCACGTTGCTCTTTACAAGCGGCTGCTTTTCGTTTTACTTTATGCGAGTCTGTGCGGCTCGTCGTATCTCGGTTTTAAATATTGGAAGAGCAATCGTTATTACAGTGGCCGCTGGGCCGAAGAATATTACGTCAAGAATCGCGTGATGGGTTTCGATCCCGTGGCTGCATTGGGTTCCTTCTCCAGTAATTACAATTCCAAGTACAATAGCGAAATTGTCCTTCGCGTTTGGGATACTCTTGCTCCCACGTACCTGCGTGCTGCCGCCTACGAAAAATATGTGGCGGGCATTTGGAAGCTCCCAGCGACGGCCGAAAAGAAACTTTATCCGGCGCGTTATCGTGTGGATTACGCCGTCTTTGAATCCGAAGATTCTGCTGCGGCCGCGCCAAATGTCAAAGCTGTTTGGGTGCAAGCGACTCTCAACAATTTTGGCTTTATGTTTGCACCTGCGAATGTTGTGGGCGTGGCGAGCAAAAATGCAGACTCTTTGAATTACTATTCAACGAATGTTTTTGCAGATGCAAACGGTACGCGTAGTGATTGGTATTATTACGTGCCTGATTCTGCGATGGCGGCGCATTTACCCACGGATTCTTCGACGCATTTATCTGTGGACTCGTCGGCAGCACCATCGGTGGCGTCGGATAACCTTTCCGATTTCTTGCAAATCCCGAATAGAGAAAAAGCTCTCCTAGATACAATCGCCGCAGCGATGTCACTCTCGCCCGCGCATCCGGTCCAAACTTTAAAAACAATAGAATCTTATTTTATTCGTAATTTTAAGTACTCGTACATCGTTCCTGGTCATCGTGCAAATTCAAAAGTGGACCCCATTGCTCTTTTCTGGAAAACCAAGGAAGGCTTTTGCGAGTACTACGCAACGCTTGCGACACTCCTCTTGCGTCATCAGGGAATTCCTGCGCGATACGTGACGGGCTTTGCTCGCCCCGAACGTGTTCCTGGGCGTCCGTATGCGACTTTCCGCCGCCGTCATAGCCATGCCTGGGTTGAAGTCTACATAGACCATCAGTGGTACATTTTTGACCCGACTCCGCCTGTCAGCGAAATGGTTTTTGCGGAACCATCTTGGCTTTCAACAAAATTCGAAGGCCTGAAAGGTCGTTTCTCTTATGTGATGCATTTGCTCAAGGACGGTGAATGGCGTCGTATTGTCGATAGTTGGCAAGTTGCTTCGGAACGCTTCATTTCAAGCCCCGTGCTTTATATTGCCCTCGTGGCCTTGCTCCTTGTTTTTGTGCTTTTCAAGTTCCGCAGTTCTCGGCGACAGCGCAAACAGCAGGCTATCTCTAAAAATGCGGCCCAATGGATTGCGCTCCTTGCGGATGCCGAAAAACGCCTTGCCCGCGTTGGCTTTAATCGAGCTCCCGGCGAGACGGTTTCTGTTTTTGCCAAACGGATTGAACAAGCCTTGAATGCCATGCATGCGAATGCGCTGGCCACAAAAAAGGCGAGCCCCAAGGACTCGCGCTATGAAAAAGAGATTTCTTTTGCTCTAGGGCTGTTACGTGAATACGAAAACAACCGCTGGCGTAAAAGCTATTTCACGAATGTATAA
- a CDS encoding 1,4-beta-glucanase: MFGKISLIGIATLAALATTANAEKYEWGNVRFDGGGFVSAVMFHPKAENLLYARTDVGGIYRFDFQNKTWIPLMDFISENDKGLYGTEAFALDPNDPKRIYVLAGTGYFSKGRTAVLRSEDFGATWDTSYVEMLAHGNGMGRQTGEKLAVDPNKGNIIFCGSRTKGLYKSTDYGKTWTSAYKVALSTATESSLNGVNGISFVMFDESQGKNADGSTKTIYIGISETKDNLQVSHDGGATWEAIKGVPTGLMPHRAKIVDGDMYVTFADGPGPYNIASGGFYKYNIAGGTWTDLTPSDSVEHEGSTTKSYEKDKSSYGGVAIDPKDKNHIVISTLGKYTGRHVTKDEKENYGDRIYATTDGGKTWNHGQHYNDIPNIDANGTDWIPGNAIHWAGSLEINPFNNKQAWVTSGNGIFMTEDVSAKVPLWKFMSKGIEETVPLDIVSIPGGPLVTAIGDYDGAVYTDIKQSAQRHKPTIGTTESMGYAPLTGSLVRTGVITVYGKYDSQNFNVMYRSDDMGKTWDSVKTTLKGPKGLVVLSADGKIMLHRPDQGATVYRSDDNGASWTAVETGTQTNYSRIVADPVDPKTFYVMGGMGSLYRSTDGGKTFAEAEARLQNEQAGEYYNGGGLIRTVPKREGHLWVPMDQAQVWQPKGFTEYGLAYTEDGGKSWNRCEGASTAIAVGIGKAKEGSDYETIFIWGAAKSGDPIGIYRSTDKCKTFERVNDDLHQFGGPGNGNFVQGDMNTFGVVYMSTVGRGTIVGAPEGTKFVDVIIPGNPGTTINTISMHPGKVSLIQQNRTLQVNVPSEGKLEVIAMNGKTLLSVDVNGNRSVSLKKIPNGKYIAKVVGANGKLLLKKAIAIK, encoded by the coding sequence ATGTTTGGTAAAATTTCATTGATCGGCATCGCCACTTTGGCAGCTCTCGCCACGACCGCTAACGCCGAAAAGTACGAATGGGGCAACGTCCGCTTTGATGGCGGCGGATTCGTTTCTGCCGTGATGTTCCACCCCAAGGCCGAGAATTTGCTTTACGCCCGCACTGACGTGGGCGGTATCTATCGCTTCGATTTTCAAAATAAGACTTGGATTCCGCTGATGGACTTCATCTCGGAAAACGACAAGGGCCTTTACGGTACCGAAGCCTTTGCTCTCGACCCCAACGATCCCAAGCGCATTTACGTGCTCGCAGGTACCGGCTATTTCAGCAAGGGCCGCACGGCCGTGCTCCGCAGTGAAGACTTCGGCGCCACCTGGGACACTAGCTATGTGGAAATGCTCGCCCACGGTAACGGCATGGGCCGCCAGACCGGCGAAAAGCTCGCCGTGGACCCCAACAAGGGAAACATCATCTTCTGCGGTAGCCGCACCAAGGGACTTTACAAGAGTACCGACTACGGCAAGACCTGGACAAGCGCCTACAAGGTCGCACTTTCTACCGCCACAGAATCCAGCCTGAACGGCGTGAACGGCATCAGCTTTGTGATGTTCGACGAATCGCAGGGCAAGAACGCCGACGGTTCCACCAAGACCATCTACATCGGCATTTCCGAAACCAAAGACAACTTGCAGGTCAGCCACGACGGCGGCGCTACCTGGGAAGCCATCAAGGGCGTTCCCACTGGACTCATGCCCCACCGTGCAAAGATTGTCGACGGAGACATGTACGTAACATTTGCTGACGGCCCCGGTCCGTATAACATCGCAAGTGGTGGTTTTTACAAGTACAATATCGCTGGAGGCACGTGGACCGACCTCACCCCGAGCGATTCCGTGGAACACGAAGGCAGCACCACCAAGAGCTACGAAAAGGACAAGAGCTCTTACGGCGGCGTCGCCATTGACCCCAAGGACAAGAACCATATCGTGATTTCGACGCTGGGCAAGTACACCGGCCGCCACGTGACCAAAGACGAAAAGGAAAACTACGGCGACCGCATCTATGCCACCACAGACGGCGGCAAGACTTGGAATCACGGCCAGCACTACAACGACATTCCGAACATCGACGCCAACGGCACCGACTGGATTCCGGGTAACGCCATCCACTGGGCGGGTTCCCTCGAAATCAACCCGTTCAACAACAAGCAGGCCTGGGTCACTAGCGGTAACGGCATCTTCATGACCGAAGACGTCTCCGCAAAGGTTCCCCTTTGGAAGTTTATGTCCAAGGGTATCGAAGAAACGGTTCCGCTCGACATCGTGAGCATTCCGGGTGGCCCGCTCGTCACGGCCATTGGCGACTACGACGGCGCCGTTTATACAGACATCAAGCAGAGCGCACAGCGCCACAAGCCAACCATCGGCACCACCGAAAGCATGGGTTACGCCCCGCTCACCGGAAGCTTGGTGCGCACAGGCGTGATTACCGTTTACGGCAAGTACGATTCTCAGAATTTCAACGTGATGTACCGCAGCGATGACATGGGCAAGACATGGGACAGCGTAAAGACCACACTCAAGGGCCCGAAGGGCTTGGTGGTACTTTCTGCTGACGGCAAAATCATGTTGCACCGTCCAGACCAGGGCGCCACCGTTTACCGATCCGACGACAATGGCGCCTCTTGGACCGCTGTTGAAACGGGCACGCAGACAAACTATTCCCGCATTGTCGCAGACCCGGTGGACCCCAAAACGTTCTACGTCATGGGCGGCATGGGATCGCTTTACAGATCTACTGACGGCGGCAAGACTTTTGCAGAAGCTGAAGCCCGTTTGCAGAACGAACAGGCTGGCGAATACTACAACGGTGGCGGCCTCATCCGCACCGTTCCTAAGAGAGAAGGACATCTTTGGGTACCGATGGACCAAGCTCAAGTCTGGCAGCCCAAGGGATTCACCGAATACGGACTTGCCTACACAGAAGACGGTGGCAAAAGCTGGAACCGCTGTGAAGGAGCTTCTACCGCAATCGCCGTGGGCATCGGCAAGGCCAAAGAAGGCAGCGACTACGAAACCATCTTCATCTGGGGCGCGGCAAAGTCCGGCGATCCAATTGGCATCTACCGCAGTACAGACAAATGCAAGACCTTTGAACGCGTGAACGACGACTTGCACCAGTTCGGCGGTCCGGGTAACGGAAACTTCGTGCAGGGCGACATGAACACCTTCGGTGTCGTTTACATGAGCACCGTGGGCCGTGGCACCATCGTGGGCGCTCCGGAAGGCACAAAGTTTGTTGACGTCATCATCCCAGGCAATCCGGGAACAACCATCAACACCATTTCGATGCATCCGGGCAAGGTTTCGCTCATTCAGCAGAACAGGACTTTGCAAGTGAACGTCCCGAGCGAAGGCAAACTTGAAGTCATCGCTATGAACGGCAAGACACTCCTCTCTGTGGATGTGAACGGCAACAGAAGCGTTAGCCTCAAGAAGATTCCGAACGGCAAGTACATCGCAAAGGTTGTCGGTGCCAACGGCAAATTGCTCTTGAAAAAGGCTATTGCGATCAAGTAA
- a CDS encoding sialate O-acetylesterase, producing MKVSRFVSLFFGLGLAVSANAAPDPNFHIYLAFGQSNMEGQANIESQDKTVDKRFQVLWTTNETNCGKKLGKWSDAVPPLASCSSKLGPADYFGRTMVEKTDSQIRVGIVDVAVAGCSIQLFDSPISQSYMNQQAGWFKQRVEAYGGKPYERLIEMAKKAQEDGVIKGIIFHQGETDAGDGQWPSKVKKVYDNIIKDLGLGNDVPFLAGEVLRSGSSKGANNNIAKLPQQSKNFYVISSEGFNQALGDGQNVHFTSQEYRDFGKRYAEKMIEVLGNKIKPVAESSSSETPSSSSVESSSSEKVSSSSVDVSSSSTLGGIVIPNATYAVRVGKVHFEGDFLQVPVSLAHSGLVNIRLYSVLGAEVANVGRLLGPGSNNILISKRKVPAGVYMMSVMTESSLIVQRVNLQ from the coding sequence ATGAAAGTCTCGCGTTTCGTGAGCTTGTTTTTCGGTTTGGGCCTTGCTGTTTCGGCAAATGCTGCTCCAGACCCCAATTTCCACATTTATCTTGCGTTTGGCCAGTCCAATATGGAAGGCCAGGCCAATATCGAAAGCCAGGATAAAACGGTCGATAAACGTTTCCAGGTGCTTTGGACCACGAACGAGACTAACTGCGGCAAAAAATTGGGCAAATGGTCCGATGCCGTTCCGCCGCTGGCGAGTTGCAGCAGTAAACTTGGACCGGCAGACTATTTTGGCCGCACGATGGTTGAAAAAACGGACTCCCAGATTCGGGTCGGTATCGTAGATGTGGCCGTGGCCGGTTGTAGTATCCAGTTATTTGATTCTCCGATTAGCCAGAGCTATATGAATCAGCAGGCCGGCTGGTTTAAGCAGAGGGTCGAAGCCTATGGCGGCAAGCCTTATGAACGCTTGATTGAGATGGCTAAAAAAGCTCAAGAAGATGGCGTTATCAAGGGTATCATCTTCCATCAGGGCGAAACGGATGCTGGCGATGGCCAGTGGCCCTCTAAAGTCAAAAAGGTTTACGATAACATTATTAAGGATTTGGGTCTTGGCAATGATGTGCCGTTCCTTGCGGGCGAAGTGTTGCGTAGCGGCTCTAGCAAGGGCGCGAACAACAATATCGCTAAACTCCCGCAACAGTCAAAAAACTTTTATGTGATTTCATCTGAAGGCTTTAACCAGGCGCTTGGCGATGGGCAGAATGTGCATTTTACATCGCAGGAATACCGTGACTTTGGCAAGCGCTATGCCGAAAAGATGATTGAAGTTCTTGGCAATAAGATCAAGCCTGTCGCCGAATCGAGCAGTAGCGAAACGCCATCCAGTTCGTCTGTAGAATCGAGCTCGTCAGAAAAGGTAAGCTCATCGAGCGTTGATGTTTCTTCGAGTTCGACGTTGGGCGGAATTGTCATCCCGAATGCGACCTACGCGGTGCGTGTTGGCAAGGTCCATTTTGAAGGGGACTTTTTACAGGTGCCGGTGTCGTTGGCTCATTCAGGCCTTGTGAATATCCGCCTTTATTCTGTGCTGGGTGCGGAAGTGGCTAATGTGGGCCGTTTGTTAGGCCCGGGTTCGAATAACATTTTGATTTCTAAGAGAAAGGTCCCTGCAGGTGTTTATATGATGAGCGTCATGACGGAATCATCACTCATTGTGCAGCGCGTGAATTTACAATAA